Proteins co-encoded in one uncultured Bacteroides sp. genomic window:
- a CDS encoding exopolysaccharide biosynthesis protein, whose amino-acid sequence MEYLLYLSRFIYRIRWWLIIVPIVLTLLAVYSTKHMGRTYNTNTTVYTGIISGYTVEATTGAGINLTQQNTTLDNILTLITSKSTLERVSLRLYAENMMHGNPNQDNNYIQASTYNALLRITPKEVQKLIDKKDEKKTIANLRAYERPNSKNFIFGLFNWNHPDYSYGALFNKIKVNRIGGSDMIEIKFSGGDPGIAYNTLKILNEEFVEQYQELRFGETNNVIKFFEEELAKLSRQLNMSEDSLTAYSLSKRIINYGEQTKQVTAQNSSWEQRCEDFLLEYNSAKTLITELEKRMDSHAKSLRNNAEFITRMQKITDLTSKVTDIEAFNDENSSKSQDLKSYKKQLKEEEENFSNFAEKYSNQKYTKEKIGSEEILEQWFQQMLNMEKAEAKLKLMESRKGLIDDKYTFFSPIGNTLKRKDREIGFLEQNYMSMLNSLNTARLRQKNLQMNSATLRIINPPAYPLNAEATNRKSIVMTVFFGSILAILGFSLIIELLDRTLRDKTRTERLTSCKVIGAFTGNEIVRFRNFSKARNQIASKFLCNTLLNYLPSNGKRIINLLSTESGDGKSFIGKQLEEYWNSIGLNVKHISWNEDFPKDSREFLLAESVTDLSKSTEDTDILLVEYPPLKECTIPRTLINDAALNLVIARANKTWKLTDQLLLSQLKKLASPESPVVICLNKAESNVVESFTGLLPPYNKFKKIIYRFSQFGLTASE is encoded by the coding sequence ATGGAATATTTACTCTATCTTTCCAGATTTATATATCGCATTCGGTGGTGGCTAATAATTGTACCTATTGTGCTTACTTTACTGGCTGTTTATTCAACAAAACATATGGGACGGACGTACAATACCAACACAACCGTCTATACAGGGATTATTTCAGGCTATACAGTTGAAGCCACCACTGGAGCAGGAATTAATTTAACTCAACAAAACACCACCTTAGATAACATTTTAACCCTTATAACTTCAAAAAGCACATTAGAAAGAGTCTCTTTACGTCTTTATGCAGAAAACATGATGCATGGTAATCCTAACCAGGACAATAACTATATCCAGGCTTCCACTTACAATGCATTATTAAGGATTACTCCAAAAGAAGTGCAAAAACTGATCGATAAAAAAGATGAAAAGAAGACTATCGCCAATTTACGTGCTTATGAAAGGCCCAACTCCAAAAATTTCATTTTCGGTTTGTTCAATTGGAATCATCCGGATTACAGCTACGGTGCATTATTCAATAAAATAAAAGTGAACAGAATTGGTGGCAGCGATATGATAGAGATCAAATTTTCAGGTGGCGATCCGGGCATTGCTTATAACACATTAAAGATCTTAAACGAAGAATTTGTTGAGCAATATCAGGAATTAAGATTTGGAGAGACTAACAATGTAATCAAATTTTTCGAAGAAGAATTGGCCAAATTATCAAGGCAATTGAATATGTCCGAAGATTCTCTCACTGCTTACAGTTTAAGCAAGCGGATTATTAATTATGGAGAACAGACAAAGCAAGTGACAGCTCAAAACAGTTCATGGGAACAACGGTGTGAAGATTTCCTTCTTGAATATAACAGTGCAAAAACGCTGATAACTGAATTAGAAAAAAGGATGGATAGTCATGCCAAATCACTCCGAAACAACGCTGAGTTTATTACCAGAATGCAGAAAATCACAGATCTGACTTCCAAAGTTACAGATATTGAAGCCTTTAATGATGAAAACTCTTCTAAAAGCCAGGATTTAAAATCTTATAAGAAGCAGTTAAAAGAAGAAGAAGAAAACTTTAGTAATTTTGCAGAAAAATATAGCAATCAAAAATATACCAAAGAAAAAATCGGCTCAGAAGAGATTCTGGAACAATGGTTTCAGCAGATGCTAAATATGGAGAAAGCAGAAGCTAAACTTAAATTAATGGAATCCAGAAAAGGACTGATTGATGATAAATATACTTTTTTTTCACCAATTGGCAATACTCTGAAACGGAAGGACAGGGAAATTGGCTTTTTGGAGCAGAATTATATGTCTATGCTTAACAGTTTAAATACCGCCCGATTACGCCAGAAAAACCTGCAAATGAACTCTGCTACTTTACGAATCATAAATCCCCCCGCATATCCGTTGAATGCAGAAGCTACTAATAGAAAATCAATCGTAATGACAGTTTTCTTTGGCAGTATTCTCGCCATTTTAGGTTTTTCATTAATTATTGAATTGCTTGATCGAACACTAAGGGATAAGACACGGACTGAAAGATTAACATCTTGTAAGGTTATTGGAGCTTTCACCGGAAATGAAATTGTTCGTTTCAGGAACTTCAGCAAAGCCAGAAATCAGATTGCATCAAAATTTTTGTGTAATACGCTCCTGAATTACCTTCCAAGCAACGGGAAGAGAATTATCAACCTACTAAGCACAGAGTCAGGAGATGGTAAATCTTTTATAGGGAAACAACTGGAAGAATACTGGAACTCCATTGGATTAAATGTAAAACACATCTCCTGGAATGAAGATTTTCCAAAAGATTCCAGAGAATTCTTGCTGGCAGAATCTGTAACCGATCTGAGCAAATCAACAGAAGATACCGATATTCTGCTTGTGGAATATCCACCGTTAAAAGAGTGTACAATTCCCAGGACACTAATTAATGATGCTGCATTAAATCTTGTAATTGCAAGAGCCAATAAAACATGGAAATTAACGGATCAACTTCTACTAAGTCAATTAAAAAAGTTAGCCAGTCCCGAATCTCCTGTTGTCATTTGCTTGAATAAAGCAGAAAGTAATGTTGTAGAAAGTTTTACCGGACTTCTTCCTCCATACAATAAATTCAAAAAAATAATATATCGATTTTCTCAGTTTGGATTAACAGCTTCAGAATAA
- a CDS encoding sugar transferase yields MQHLVYIGKNAQTATHFSRLSEGKMKVTQNTYEATQWLSQCDNKMPVIILFEKGLKKRDLADVSYLHNKFYHTSIVLITDSLTKDESILYLKSGICNTLSPNESKENFEHTQEFIFNRQHQFHTALQNQKSIEQFHLPLTKRIFDIIFSSIALICLSPLLILVAIAIRLESKGPVVYKSKRVGSNYRVFDFLKFRSMYSNADKRLKEFNNLNQYKSDQEIIEKAEVTQTEQTIETEEILLVSDDYIIPEQEYIAQKSVEKKNSFVKLENDPRITKVGRFIRKYSIDELPQLINILKGDMSIVGNRPLPLYEAELLTSDEYIDRFMAPAGLTGLWQVEKRGDAGKMSAEERKLLDIQYAKNYSFGMDMKIILKTATAFVQKENV; encoded by the coding sequence ATGCAACATCTTGTTTATATAGGCAAAAACGCACAGACTGCTACTCATTTCAGCCGGTTATCTGAAGGCAAAATGAAAGTAACACAGAACACCTATGAGGCAACTCAATGGCTATCTCAGTGTGATAATAAAATGCCTGTTATTATACTTTTCGAAAAAGGACTTAAAAAGAGAGATTTAGCAGATGTTTCCTATCTGCATAATAAGTTCTATCACACCTCTATTGTTCTTATCACGGACTCATTAACCAAAGATGAGAGCATTCTGTATTTAAAAAGCGGCATTTGCAATACCTTATCGCCCAATGAGAGCAAAGAGAATTTTGAGCATACCCAAGAGTTCATATTCAACAGACAACATCAGTTTCATACAGCTCTTCAGAACCAGAAATCAATTGAGCAATTTCATTTACCACTAACAAAAAGAATCTTCGATATTATTTTTTCAAGCATTGCTCTCATCTGTCTTTCTCCGCTACTAATTCTGGTTGCCATTGCTATCCGGTTAGAAAGCAAGGGGCCTGTTGTTTATAAATCCAAACGGGTAGGAAGCAATTATCGGGTATTCGACTTTCTGAAATTTCGTTCCATGTACTCTAATGCAGATAAGCGACTGAAGGAATTCAACAACCTCAATCAATATAAAAGTGATCAGGAAATAATAGAAAAGGCAGAAGTTACCCAAACAGAACAAACAATAGAGACAGAGGAGATACTTCTTGTATCAGACGATTATATAATTCCGGAACAAGAATACATCGCACAAAAAAGCGTTGAAAAGAAAAATTCGTTTGTAAAACTGGAAAACGATCCGCGTATAACCAAAGTGGGGCGCTTCATCCGTAAATATAGCATAGACGAACTCCCGCAGTTAATCAATATACTAAAGGGAGATATGTCTATTGTGGGTAACCGCCCTCTCCCACTCTACGAAGCTGAACTGCTGACCAGTGACGAATACATAGACCGTTTCATGGCCCCGGCGGGGCTTACCGGTCTCTGGCAAGTGGAAAAACGAGGTGATGCAGGAAAGATGTCTGCTGAAGAACGTAAACTTTTGGATATTCAATATGCCAAAAATTACTCTTTCGGCATGGATATGAAGATTATTTTAAAAACAGCAACTGCTTTTGTTCAAAAAGAAAATGTGTAA
- a CDS encoding LruC domain-containing protein translates to MKTTFKKIMAMTIITSSLFISGCQKDLYDPDYVASKSGLITGVPSDFNWSTISSVNLTVNVDDQYNGEYYYVVEVFDSNPVIDSTAKLLTKGVAKKDMAFTTSVSIPQGISTIYVRQTSPDGLKIVRTYELSSSSLTCDFRSAITKTVSNKAVSSTSKRATSISSITKPTPVDAEVIPSSAKSYTLISGHSYVIKSGTYSGDIAYSGGTNTKLYIEGEWIISKKTDFEDGLEVIVQNGGKINFKDGGNITIKGSSSLWIMQGAIFNESLNTNVDLTLTNNGSINNQGKINADDITMQAYGSQLNNSGTISLTGSLTISNNGEFSNDGKFGISKNKKITIQANGKLTNSKSGVISASEGSLTINSNGTVLNDGKFEIGSLTTESNSTITNNCYFNVYGDINSGGTTYNLNSNTYFGCDKLQPQNATFNMAAFSILEARTLANFKSNNKITGTGTGYDFALARFLKVTTESGPCISYMGNLEIECSDHKKNGEYDKYIETSSSVQSVAYGYPTVTIPAGDCTGTGSTPKTKNPASPIFPITVESGYDYTFAMEDSWPAYGDYDMNDLVTTIHTTYVKNSSNTVNQMIINATLRAVGGTKPVGAALQLDNVSADNIKSVTYEGAKSSIDGSVFVLNGANVEIGQPKAVIPFFDNAHKFLNCNGITNTIVGTNNVSPQSVKVTITFNNPITTSSADIQALNFFIVTDGKKDQRTEIHLGGYNPTAKVNSKLFGTGVDNSTNGTKYTSKNDNLVWGMMIPTIFKYPVEYKNIKNVYPTFESWAASGGKNSTNWYNSPTSGLTY, encoded by the coding sequence ATGAAAACAACGTTTAAGAAAATAATGGCAATGACCATAATTACATCTTCGCTGTTTATTTCCGGATGCCAAAAGGACCTTTATGATCCTGATTATGTTGCATCAAAAAGCGGATTAATCACCGGGGTTCCATCCGACTTTAACTGGTCAACAATTTCATCTGTTAATCTTACGGTGAATGTAGATGATCAATATAATGGAGAGTATTACTATGTAGTGGAAGTCTTCGACAGTAACCCGGTTATTGATAGTACCGCTAAGTTGTTGACTAAAGGAGTAGCCAAGAAAGATATGGCATTTACAACTTCTGTTTCAATTCCTCAAGGTATTTCTACAATTTACGTACGTCAAACAAGTCCGGACGGATTGAAGATTGTCAGAACCTATGAATTATCGAGCAGTTCCTTAACGTGTGATTTTAGAAGTGCAATAACTAAGACCGTTTCCAATAAAGCGGTTAGCTCAACTTCTAAAAGAGCAACTTCGATAAGTTCAATAACAAAGCCAACTCCAGTTGATGCAGAAGTTATTCCAAGTTCTGCAAAATCATACACGTTAATTTCAGGCCATTCTTATGTAATTAAAAGCGGAACATATAGTGGAGACATTGCATATAGTGGAGGAACAAATACAAAACTTTACATTGAAGGTGAATGGATTATATCAAAAAAGACAGATTTTGAAGATGGCTTGGAAGTTATTGTCCAAAATGGAGGTAAAATTAATTTTAAAGATGGGGGAAACATCACAATAAAAGGATCGTCCAGTTTATGGATTATGCAAGGAGCAATCTTTAATGAAAGCCTCAATACTAATGTCGATCTTACATTAACCAACAATGGTTCTATCAATAATCAAGGGAAAATTAATGCTGACGACATTACCATGCAGGCTTATGGATCTCAGTTAAATAATTCAGGAACTATATCACTGACAGGCTCATTAACGATCAGTAATAATGGTGAATTTTCAAATGACGGAAAATTCGGAATTTCCAAAAATAAAAAAATAACAATACAGGCTAACGGAAAATTAACGAATTCGAAATCAGGAGTTATTTCTGCTAGTGAGGGATCACTGACAATTAATAGTAACGGAACAGTTCTGAACGATGGAAAATTTGAAATTGGAAGTTTAACTACTGAATCGAATTCAACTATTACGAATAATTGTTATTTTAATGTTTATGGAGATATTAACTCCGGAGGTACAACATATAACTTAAATAGCAATACTTATTTTGGATGTGATAAATTACAGCCCCAAAATGCAACATTTAATATGGCAGCATTTTCTATATTAGAAGCTAGAACACTTGCTAATTTTAAATCCAACAATAAAATTACTGGAACTGGAACTGGTTATGATTTTGCATTGGCACGCTTCTTAAAAGTTACAACAGAGAGTGGACCATGTATTTCATATATGGGTAATTTAGAGATAGAATGCAGCGATCACAAAAAAAATGGTGAATATGATAAATACATTGAAACAAGTTCTTCTGTTCAATCGGTAGCTTATGGATATCCAACGGTGACTATACCTGCAGGAGATTGTACAGGAACAGGTAGTACTCCAAAAACAAAGAATCCAGCAAGTCCCATCTTCCCAATTACGGTTGAATCAGGATATGATTATACTTTTGCTATGGAAGATTCCTGGCCGGCATACGGAGATTATGATATGAACGATTTGGTTACAACAATACATACCACTTATGTTAAAAATAGCTCAAACACAGTTAATCAAATGATTATCAATGCTACATTAAGAGCTGTTGGCGGAACCAAACCTGTAGGGGCAGCTCTTCAGCTTGATAATGTTTCGGCCGATAACATAAAGAGTGTGACCTACGAAGGTGCCAAAAGTTCAATTGATGGGTCTGTATTTGTTTTAAACGGAGCTAATGTTGAAATAGGGCAACCTAAGGCTGTTATTCCATTTTTTGACAATGCACACAAATTTTTAAATTGTAATGGCATAACAAATACGATTGTTGGGACAAATAATGTTTCACCACAATCAGTTAAAGTTACTATAACTTTCAATAATCCTATTACAACAAGTAGCGCAGATATTCAGGCACTAAATTTCTTTATTGTAACAGACGGAAAGAAAGACCAACGTACAGAAATTCACTTGGGAGGTTATAACCCAACAGCGAAGGTAAACAGTAAATTATTTGGAACAGGAGTTGATAATTCAACAAATGGTACTAAATATACAAGTAAGAATGATAATTTAGTTTGGGGAATGATGATTCCAACAATCTTTAAGTATCCTGTCGAATATAAAAATATAAAAAATGTATATCCTACGTTTGAATCATGGGCAGCATCAGGAGGAAAGAATAGTACAAATTGGTATAATTCACCAACTAGTGGATTGACTTATTAA
- a CDS encoding TolC family protein → MRKKLFLILVFFSLYFVLPLQAQESNIADMSPEDYASLKLPPLDSLFENAKKNPVIQIHNTKREEEVGLLQKEKKSWLKYFSVGSSYRYGIQAYTSGYSDSATPIYYQYNNNAMSYYNIGGSISVPLDDLFDRKRKINNQKLLIKESELQKEQRMDELKLQIIELYTSILSNISILKLKAEYMTFANAQYKVGENDFLNDKGDASTLSNKKNTQITATSDYESTRATLNNSLLRLEVLTRTPIINKNKTK, encoded by the coding sequence ATGAGAAAGAAACTGTTTCTGATTCTTGTTTTTTTTAGCTTATACTTTGTATTACCATTGCAGGCACAAGAGAGCAATATAGCCGATATGAGTCCGGAAGATTATGCTAGTTTAAAGCTTCCTCCATTGGACTCTTTATTCGAGAATGCGAAGAAAAATCCTGTTATACAAATTCATAATACAAAGAGAGAAGAAGAAGTTGGTCTACTTCAAAAAGAAAAAAAGAGTTGGCTAAAGTATTTTTCTGTAGGGTCTTCATATCGTTATGGAATACAAGCGTACACATCCGGTTATTCCGACTCTGCAACCCCCATTTACTATCAATATAATAATAATGCAATGAGTTATTACAACATAGGCGGTTCCATATCAGTTCCTTTGGATGATTTGTTTGATCGAAAAAGAAAAATAAATAATCAAAAACTCCTAATTAAGGAAAGCGAGCTTCAAAAAGAGCAGAGAATGGATGAGCTAAAGCTACAAATAATAGAATTATATACATCTATTTTATCCAATATTTCTATCTTAAAATTGAAAGCTGAATATATGACATTTGCCAACGCCCAATATAAGGTTGGGGAAAATGATTTTCTAAATGATAAAGGAGATGCAAGTACATTGAGTAATAAAAAAAACACACAAATCACGGCAACGAGTGATTATGAGTCTACCCGAGCCACACTAAACAATTCACTTTTAAGACTTGAAGTGCTTACACGTACTCCAATTATCAATAAAAATAAAACAAAATAA
- a CDS encoding LruC domain-containing protein, protein MRISTPKITTILFFFTMLISTYSCKEDYYDPYYVAPSPFTGVPDNFDWSTISSINLTVNVNDEYKGTYYYIVEVFNDNPIFNANATLLAKGVAKEGEAYSSEVNFPQALQTIYVRQTGPNGLKIVQERTIDAKNITVNFAGNSSTAGVKSKAVTTRSTAPAYQGVRDGATLIDLKASSKTLTAGKSYVITGGTYSGNIIFGGGSTTTLFVEGEWNVPSGQSDFKNGLEVVVLNGGKITFNSSSQTIKGNGANLFIMAGGAFNSQKKNININFTNSGGNIYNAGEFYLNQMSLNGGLFYNNSSTVSIAEFTQTGTIENHGVLTLGTINATSGFILDNYCNIKVTGGITTSVGTFYLHGSTILSCVYFDPKGTTINMEAYSLFDVTGTATFNSWTTILNGPGSDYNYDNYYSSDFALARIKNIVCNGSKNVYLTGNLELECSKYKTNGKGIYLYYPAHMVSYGDPTVLIPASECTGKGSYPAGTAPQDPVFPIEVPTSSVYTYAIEDYWPAYGDYDMNDLVVESQTSYWINLWSWTTSVSSMTITARIMAVGGTKKLSAAFQLDRVPASSVASVSVVTDSPNNRLNGKVFTIGSTGTETGQAKAVIPLFDEAHHFLLDNASERYDLLNTSSKAQYITPKQVTITINFKYGTVSPSDIAVKYLNFFAVTDAKAENRKEVHLPGYAPTDKAIQSFFGGGPNNIPSNNDLSLNGVYYRGTDNLIWGLMIPGTFNYPEEYASILKAYPKFKSWATSGGTTSQDWYSSENADNTYIYTKN, encoded by the coding sequence ATGAGAATAAGTACCCCAAAAATAACGACCATTCTATTCTTCTTCACAATGTTAATATCAACATATAGCTGTAAAGAAGACTATTACGATCCATACTATGTGGCTCCTTCTCCCTTTACAGGTGTTCCCGATAATTTCGACTGGTCCACTATCAGCTCTATAAATTTAACTGTAAATGTAAACGATGAATATAAAGGAACATACTACTATATCGTTGAGGTTTTCAACGACAATCCCATCTTTAACGCCAATGCCACCTTGTTAGCCAAAGGAGTTGCTAAAGAAGGAGAAGCATACTCATCTGAAGTTAACTTTCCACAGGCTCTACAGACAATTTATGTCCGCCAGACAGGTCCCAACGGTTTAAAAATAGTTCAGGAACGAACCATTGATGCCAAGAATATTACAGTTAATTTTGCAGGAAATTCCTCAACGGCAGGCGTAAAATCAAAAGCAGTTACCACCCGTTCTACAGCCCCAGCCTATCAGGGAGTCAGAGATGGAGCCACACTTATCGACCTGAAAGCATCTTCAAAGACATTGACCGCAGGAAAATCATACGTTATCACCGGGGGCACTTATTCCGGGAATATCATTTTTGGGGGTGGATCTACAACAACTCTTTTTGTAGAAGGAGAATGGAATGTGCCATCAGGCCAAAGCGATTTCAAAAATGGGCTCGAAGTTGTGGTACTAAATGGAGGCAAAATCACTTTCAATAGTAGCAGCCAGACTATTAAAGGCAATGGAGCAAATTTGTTTATTATGGCTGGAGGAGCATTTAATTCACAGAAAAAGAATATTAATATTAACTTTACTAATTCCGGGGGGAATATATACAATGCCGGAGAATTCTACCTCAACCAAATGAGTCTGAATGGTGGTTTGTTCTACAATAATAGCTCAACAGTGAGCATTGCTGAATTTACACAAACAGGCACCATCGAAAACCATGGTGTACTTACTTTAGGTACCATCAATGCCACCAGTGGCTTTATCCTTGATAATTATTGCAATATAAAAGTTACCGGAGGTATTACCACTTCCGTTGGCACGTTTTATTTGCATGGCAGCACTATCCTGTCCTGTGTATATTTCGACCCAAAAGGAACAACTATAAACATGGAAGCTTATTCCTTGTTTGATGTTACAGGTACGGCAACTTTCAATTCCTGGACCACCATACTAAATGGCCCCGGAAGTGATTACAACTATGATAATTATTACAGTTCTGATTTTGCGCTGGCCCGAATTAAGAATATTGTGTGCAACGGATCAAAGAACGTTTACTTAACAGGGAACCTGGAGCTTGAATGCTCAAAATACAAAACCAACGGTAAAGGAATTTATCTCTATTACCCGGCCCACATGGTCAGCTATGGAGACCCTACAGTGCTAATTCCTGCAAGCGAATGCACCGGGAAAGGAAGCTACCCCGCAGGAACTGCGCCACAAGATCCTGTTTTTCCTATAGAAGTACCCACAAGTAGTGTCTATACCTATGCTATAGAAGATTATTGGCCGGCATACGGAGACTATGATATGAACGACCTTGTTGTGGAAAGCCAGACCTCTTACTGGATTAATTTATGGAGCTGGACAACAAGCGTATCAAGCATGACTATCACCGCGAGAATAATGGCAGTAGGTGGAACAAAAAAACTAAGTGCCGCTTTCCAGTTAGACCGCGTTCCCGCAAGTAGCGTTGCCAGTGTCTCCGTTGTAACAGATTCACCCAACAACCGGTTAAACGGCAAAGTGTTTACAATTGGTTCCACAGGAACAGAAACCGGTCAAGCGAAAGCGGTGATCCCTCTTTTCGACGAAGCACATCATTTCTTATTAGATAATGCAAGTGAGAGGTATGATTTGCTGAATACCTCTTCAAAAGCTCAGTATATCACTCCCAAACAAGTAACGATAACCATTAATTTTAAGTACGGCACAGTCAGCCCATCAGATATCGCCGTAAAGTATCTGAACTTTTTTGCCGTAACCGATGCTAAAGCAGAGAACAGAAAAGAAGTCCATCTGCCCGGATATGCCCCAACAGACAAAGCAATACAATCCTTTTTCGGAGGAGGTCCCAATAATATCCCATCCAATAACGACCTGTCTCTCAATGGTGTATATTACAGGGGTACTGATAATCTGATCTGGGGGCTTATGATACCCGGAACATTTAATTATCCTGAAGAATATGCAAGTATTCTGAAAGCTTATCCAAAATTTAAGTCATGGGCTACCTCAGGAGGTACCACCAGTCAGGACTGGTACAGCAGTGAAAATGCAGATAATACATACATTTATACAAAAAACTAG
- a CDS encoding response regulator has product MKKKILLIDDKESIAKVVSIYLSAEFDLTYFEHPIKAIAWLQEGNIPDLIISDIRMPEMRGDEFLHYLKTNALFSPIPVIMLSSEESTSERIRLLEEGADDYILKPFNPMELKIRIKKIIKE; this is encoded by the coding sequence ATGAAAAAGAAAATACTATTAATTGACGACAAAGAATCTATAGCTAAAGTTGTTTCTATTTATCTGTCAGCTGAATTTGACCTTACCTATTTCGAACATCCAATTAAGGCTATAGCATGGTTGCAGGAAGGGAACATCCCCGACCTTATTATCTCAGACATCAGAATGCCGGAGATGCGTGGAGATGAATTTCTGCATTATCTAAAAACCAATGCACTGTTTAGTCCCATTCCGGTAATTATGCTCTCTAGCGAAGAAAGTACTTCTGAACGAATCCGATTACTGGAAGAAGGAGCAGATGATTATATTCTGAAACCCTTTAATCCAATGGAGTTAAAGATCCGAATAAAAAAAATAATTAAGGAATAA
- a CDS encoding NAD(P)/FAD-dependent oxidoreductase: MGFNVPETNKKRVVIVGGGFGGLKLANKLKGSGFQVVLVDRNNYHQFLPLIYQVASAGLEPSSIAFPFRKIFQHRKDFYFRWADVEGVDSANNQIETSIGNLKYDYLVIAAGTETNFFGNKNIEDAALSMKTVEEAMTLRNVLLSNLEKSLTCEDIKEKQALQNIVIVGGGATGVEISGVLSEMKHFIIPKDYPDMDYHKVNVYLIEASPKLLGGMSPQSSANSEKFLREMGVNVQMTTKVLDYKDGKVILDNGIEIPTRTFVWVSGVKAVTFDNIDSDMLGRGFRIKVDEFNRVDGLKNVFAIGDVCLQTEDDYPNGHPQLAQVAIQQGALLSLNLKKLEKGKEMTPFHYRDLGSLATVGRNKAVADFKQIKTHGWFAWIIWLVIHLRSILGIRNKVMVLINWIWSYLTYDQSIRLIMAAKRVKRPKKCC, from the coding sequence ATGGGTTTTAATGTTCCGGAAACAAACAAAAAACGTGTTGTAATTGTAGGGGGCGGCTTTGGTGGTCTGAAGCTGGCAAATAAGTTAAAGGGCAGTGGATTTCAGGTAGTGCTGGTGGATAGAAATAATTATCATCAGTTCCTGCCTTTGATATACCAGGTGGCTTCAGCAGGATTGGAGCCTAGCTCTATTGCTTTCCCTTTTCGAAAAATTTTCCAGCATCGAAAGGATTTCTATTTCCGCTGGGCTGATGTTGAAGGGGTTGATTCTGCAAATAACCAGATTGAGACTTCAATTGGTAATCTGAAATATGATTATCTGGTGATTGCTGCAGGAACGGAGACTAATTTCTTTGGCAATAAGAATATTGAAGATGCAGCTTTGTCCATGAAGACGGTGGAAGAGGCGATGACTTTGCGTAATGTGTTGTTGTCTAATCTTGAAAAATCGCTCACTTGCGAGGATATTAAAGAAAAACAGGCGCTGCAGAATATTGTGATTGTGGGTGGCGGTGCAACCGGGGTTGAGATCTCGGGAGTGCTTTCTGAAATGAAGCACTTTATTATTCCAAAGGATTATCCGGATATGGATTATCACAAGGTAAATGTTTACCTGATAGAGGCTTCTCCGAAATTACTGGGAGGTATGTCTCCTCAATCGTCTGCCAACTCAGAGAAGTTTCTCAGAGAGATGGGGGTTAATGTGCAGATGACTACGAAAGTGCTCGATTATAAGGATGGCAAGGTAATACTTGATAATGGTATTGAGATTCCTACCCGTACTTTTGTATGGGTGAGTGGTGTAAAGGCCGTAACATTTGATAATATAGACTCTGATATGTTGGGCAGAGGATTCAGAATTAAAGTAGATGAGTTCAACAGGGTGGATGGATTAAAGAATGTGTTTGCGATTGGCGACGTTTGTCTGCAAACCGAAGATGATTACCCGAATGGACATCCACAGCTGGCTCAGGTGGCTATACAGCAGGGAGCGTTGTTATCTTTGAACCTGAAGAAGCTTGAAAAGGGGAAAGAGATGACTCCATTCCATTATCGTGATCTGGGATCTTTAGCTACAGTGGGCAGAAACAAAGCGGTAGCAGATTTCAAACAGATAAAAACACATGGATGGTTTGCCTGGATAATCTGGTTAGTGATTCACCTGCGTTCCATCCTGGGAATTAGAAACAAAGTAATGGTTCTGATTAACTGGATATGGAGTTATCTTACTTATGATCAGTCTATTCGTTTGATTATGGCTGCAAAAAGAGTGAAGAGGCCGAAGAAGTGTTGTTGA